A region from the Parasphingopyxis sp. CP4 genome encodes:
- a CDS encoding DUF445 domain-containing protein has protein sequence MTSEEPTRPISRFNASEDRGRNMRRTATAMLFLMSGIFVLAHSMEDAHPAWGFVQAFAEAAMVGGLADWFAVTALFRYPMGIPIPHTAIVPRKKDQIGEQLAWFLRDNFLTPAIVARRMQRFDVAGAIGKFLTNPNGDESRMRKGASNLVAMVLENLDDEKLGGTTKTMIANRLRDLDIAPLLGQSMVAAMKEDRHIPIVDGMVRWAANILDSNEDIVRAMVHERANNFMRWLAIDDRLSESIITGLRRLLVQMEGDPHHPLRDQANEGFVRLAFDLQHDAEMRQRVEHFKQDMIENEAVTEWLDGLWQQAREALLRAARDPDRAMEGRFGEALQELGRTLQEDPEIKRAINSFARRATVGAVADYGDSIVRLVSDTVKGWDAKTITDRVENAVSRDLQYIRMNGTLVGGLVGLTIHTIITII, from the coding sequence ATGACATCTGAGGAACCCACCCGGCCGATCAGCCGGTTCAATGCATCGGAAGATCGTGGCCGCAATATGCGGCGCACGGCCACCGCCATGCTGTTCCTCATGTCGGGGATCTTCGTCCTCGCTCATTCGATGGAAGACGCGCATCCGGCCTGGGGTTTTGTCCAGGCCTTTGCCGAAGCCGCAATGGTCGGCGGACTGGCAGACTGGTTCGCCGTCACGGCACTGTTTCGCTATCCCATGGGTATCCCGATCCCGCACACTGCCATCGTACCGCGGAAAAAAGATCAGATTGGTGAGCAACTCGCCTGGTTCCTGCGCGATAATTTCCTGACGCCTGCAATCGTCGCACGCCGGATGCAGCGTTTCGATGTCGCGGGCGCAATCGGCAAATTTCTTACCAATCCCAATGGCGATGAGAGCCGGATGCGCAAAGGCGCCTCCAATCTGGTCGCGATGGTGCTCGAAAATCTCGATGACGAGAAACTCGGCGGCACCACCAAGACGATGATCGCCAACCGGCTCCGCGATCTTGATATTGCGCCGCTGCTTGGCCAATCGATGGTCGCGGCGATGAAAGAAGATCGCCATATCCCGATTGTTGATGGCATGGTCCGATGGGCTGCAAATATCCTCGACTCGAACGAAGATATTGTCCGCGCCATGGTCCATGAGCGGGCCAATAACTTCATGCGCTGGCTGGCAATTGACGATCGCCTGTCAGAATCGATCATCACCGGCCTCAGGAGGCTGCTCGTGCAGATGGAAGGCGATCCGCATCATCCGCTGCGCGACCAAGCAAATGAAGGTTTTGTCCGGCTGGCATTTGACCTCCAGCATGACGCGGAGATGCGCCAGCGGGTCGAGCATTTCAAACAGGATATGATCGAGAATGAAGCCGTCACCGAATGGCTTGACGGATTGTGGCAGCAGGCGCGCGAGGCGCTGCTCCGCGCAGCGCGCGATCCCGATCGGGCAATGGAGGGACGGTTCGGCGAAGCGCTGCAGGAACTGGGCCGCACCTTGCAGGAAGATCCAGAAATCAAACGCGCGATCAACAGCTTTGCGCGCCGCGCGACTGTCGGCGCCGTAGCCGATTATGGCGACAGCATCGTCCGGCTGGTCTCGGACACCGTCAAAGGCTGGGACGCGAAAACGATCACCGATCGGGTGGAAAATGCGGTGAGCCGGGATCTACAATATATCCGGATGAACGGGACGCTGGTTGGCGGGCTTGTCGGCCTCACTATTCACACGATCATTACGATAATCTAG
- the murA gene encoding UDP-N-acetylglucosamine 1-carboxyvinyltransferase: protein MDSIVIRGGNRLSGTLQISGAKNAVLTLMPCALLTDEALCLENLPRLADVDGFMHLLNQHGASTMLEGGHNGGARKMTVTAKTIASTVAPYDFVRKMRASILVLGPLVARAGEATVSMPGGCAIGNRPIDLHLKALEALGAEIELAAGYVKAKAPDGGLHGGTISFPVVSVGATENALMAAVLAKGETVIENAAREPEIVDLCNCLVAMGAEIEDIGSDRLVVHGKDRLHGATYAVMPDRIEAGSYACAAAITGGELMLNGARASDMPSIIAGLRDVGLEVDERDDGVKVTANGRLDPATISTAPFPGFPTDMQAQFMSMLALADGTSMLTETIFENRYMHVPELARMGADIEVRGRTAVVKGVDELVGANVMATDLRASMSLVLAGLAAKGETKVLRVYHLDRGYERLEDKLGAVGADIERVSEG, encoded by the coding sequence ATGGACAGTATAGTAATTCGCGGCGGCAACCGGCTTTCCGGCACGCTCCAAATCTCTGGCGCAAAAAACGCGGTGCTCACGCTGATGCCGTGCGCATTGCTGACCGATGAGGCCTTGTGCCTGGAAAATCTGCCGCGGCTCGCCGATGTCGATGGCTTTATGCATTTGCTCAATCAGCATGGCGCGTCGACCATGCTGGAAGGCGGGCATAATGGCGGAGCGCGCAAGATGACGGTGACGGCAAAGACCATCGCCTCCACCGTCGCGCCCTATGATTTCGTCCGCAAGATGCGCGCCTCTATTCTGGTACTGGGTCCGCTTGTTGCGCGGGCCGGCGAGGCGACCGTATCCATGCCGGGGGGCTGTGCGATCGGCAACCGACCGATCGATCTCCATCTGAAAGCTTTGGAAGCACTGGGCGCTGAGATCGAGCTTGCCGCTGGCTATGTGAAAGCGAAGGCGCCGGATGGTGGTTTGCACGGCGGCACGATTTCCTTTCCGGTCGTCTCTGTCGGAGCGACAGAGAATGCACTGATGGCAGCGGTGCTCGCGAAGGGCGAGACGGTGATCGAGAATGCTGCGCGCGAGCCGGAGATTGTCGATCTGTGCAATTGCCTCGTCGCAATGGGCGCAGAGATCGAAGATATCGGCAGCGACCGACTGGTCGTCCATGGCAAGGATCGGCTGCACGGTGCAACCTATGCGGTGATGCCCGATCGGATCGAAGCGGGCAGCTACGCCTGTGCGGCGGCGATCACAGGTGGTGAGCTGATGCTCAACGGCGCCCGGGCGAGCGACATGCCATCGATCATAGCGGGGCTTCGCGATGTTGGCCTGGAGGTTGATGAGCGCGATGATGGGGTGAAGGTGACGGCCAATGGCCGCCTCGACCCAGCGACTATATCGACCGCGCCTTTCCCGGGCTTCCCGACCGATATGCAAGCCCAGTTCATGTCCATGCTGGCACTCGCCGACGGGACCAGCATGCTGACCGAAACGATCTTCGAGAACCGCTATATGCATGTGCCCGAGCTAGCGCGCATGGGCGCGGATATCGAAGTGCGCGGCCGAACGGCGGTGGTGAAGGGCGTTGACGAGCTGGTTGGCGCCAATGTGATGGCAACGGACCTGCGCGCCTCAATGAGCCTCGTGCTCGCCGGGCTCGCGGCCAAAGGCGAAACCAAGGTGCTGCGCGTCTATCATCTCGATCGAGGCTATGAGCGGCTTGAGGATAAGCTCGGCGCAGTCGGTGCGGATATCGAACGCGTCAGCGAAGGCTAG